The following nucleotide sequence is from Oncorhynchus clarkii lewisi isolate Uvic-CL-2024 chromosome 6, UVic_Ocla_1.0, whole genome shotgun sequence.
GTTGTTGATTGGAAAAATATGACCTGTGCTGTTATTTAGCAATATTTGTGACATGAGTGTGCTCCTGCGTTAAATTACAGCGGTTGAACCATCGATTTGTTTTTAATGTGTTGGCATGTTTTTAAATGTGCTTTTACCTCCAGGGTGATTTGGATCCGCTAGCCTCAGTGAAGACATTGACCCTTCTCAGGTATCTCATGATCAATACTTGCCTCTACTACAACACCTAGTTAAGTCAGATTCATGCATTAATTTCACTGTAAATTGCAGGACAAGATGAGTTGCTATATTTGTGCACCTAAATCCTGTGTTTTGTGAGTCAATATCGTAATCTCTGATTTTATGACATCTCAGTCTCCTAAGGAATCCAGTGACCAACAAGAAACACTACAGGCTCTATGTCATCAACAAAATTCCCCAGATTCACGTGCTTGACTTCCAGAAGGTCAAGTTAAAGGTAAGTGCATGCCATCGTTCAGAAACTAAATATAGAAAAGCGTTGTCATTACCAGGTCCAAAGGGTGGTCATTTATAACACAGGTCAGGTTGTATGAAACAACGTTGTTTTTTGTAATGATGTAGGCCTTTAGTCAGGGCAAACAATCACATACCGTTGGACTTGGCCTACGAAGGCCCTAGTTTTTCATCTTTGCAGTGCAATGATAAAGAAGCCTGCAGAATAGAAGGAATTGTATAGGAGAGCTCTGTCTTCCATACAGAAAGTGCTGTATTTGTATGTTTTTCCCAAACCTCTGTCCATCCTTCTCGTGAAGGTGTCGTTGTCTGATTGGAAAAGCTCTCACTTTAACTGTGATGTATTACCATAGGAGCGTCAGGAGGCGGAGAAAATGTTCAAGGGCAAACGAGGTGCTCAGCTTGCAAAGGATATTGCCAAGCGGACCAAAACGTAAGATGAAAGTCCCTGTCGGACGGCAGCTCCTTAGAATCACTGGACACTGGCTGGTGGGGGTGTCGGACAATCACCGGAACACTCTAGAATTGGACTATCTGCACCACCGATCACTCTTGTAGATGGGGTGTTGCGTAGCAACTGGAGTATCTAAATATGTGTTGACCCAACTACTGTGAACACCCCCCATGCAACAGTGTTTCTTAGGAGCGCCGTCTCTGGCATTTCCTGTCGTATCAGTTTATTTGACTCAATAAGAAAAGATACTACACCTGAGATACTACACTGGTTGAGAGGCTAGAGAAGCACCCATCCCCTCCATGTTCTCTCTAACTCTGCTGGTGTGCGTTCTCAGGTTCACCCCCGGAGCTGCCGTGCAGCAGCCTGAGAAGAAGAAGATGGGACCGTCTCCCGCTGACGTGGAAGCGATCAAGGCACTTCAtaatttatttatacattttatttagcaCCAGAAAATGTACACTCGCTGTGTAGTTTGTTCCTTTTGGCGAGCTTTCATTCCACAGATTGTGTATTTCAAACTCATTGCAACACATGGATTAGACCTACGTCATTGTTTTCAGACAGTGACACACTATGGCGTGGACAGCTCAGTTTCTATACCACTATTCCATTGACCTAATGTAATGTTCACAATTTTAATGGTCAATTTATGGTCTGCTAAACAAATGAATGTAACGGGACTGGCAATCTACTCTAATGGTTCTTTCAAAAAGAGTCTGTTCATCACAACCGAAATGCCCATCTAATGTAATGGTTCTGTATGTATGAACTAATACATTTGTTCTGTGCCCTACCCAGAATGCAATAGCTAACGCCTCGTCTCTGGCCGAGGTGGAGAGGTTGAAGGGGATGCTGCAGGCTGGTCAGATCCCCGGACGGGAGGTCAGACAAGGTGTGTACAGGCGACTAGATCTTCTCCATATGACATGTCCAAGgcatgtactgtgtgtctgtcatATCCTGCGTTGTCTGAGTATTTAAATGAGCCATCGATGGACAAAGTAAACAGCATTATGGGGCAGAGGGGTTTGCATATATGGTTCTTTGACTGTTTCAGGACTTTATTTCTCCTGTTGCAGTCCCCCCGGAAATGGTGGaggtggaagaggaagaggaggagaacgggGTTGTACATATGCAacgagagatacagacagaggaaggaaatggagtggaggagatggaagaggatGTGGTGGAGGAGGTACAGGGAAAGGTGGAGGAGGTAGATgtcaaggaggtggaggaggtagaaAAGGAAAaagtggaggagaaagaagagggggaggagggtgaaAAACAAGAGTCTGAGGAAGATGAGTCTGAGGACGATGATATGGATGAAGACTCACCGGTTAACGGATCATGATCGTTTTATGCGGATCTCATGTCTCAAGTCTTGCTTGATTTGTAAGTTTATATTTGTTGAGCATGCATGTAATGCCATTTTGAGTTATTTTGAGAAATGAAAATAcaataaacatttttttacaaaacGATGCAACCAATGATTACTGATCCAGAATAAACTGATGTCTATACAGTCTTATCCAATACAGTCATACATTTGTTAATACATTTCCAgatttttatttcactttaaaATGGTGTGGTATATTTTATTGATCAGTGGATTTTTTAAAATATCAGacttattattgcacacagtgagtccatgcaacttatgtgacttaaacacatttttactcctgaacttattatttaggcttgcaataacaaagggattgaaaaCTTGacacaaaacatttcagctttaaaagtttaatttgtaaaaacataattcGACATCAACAGTAAGATgctgccgacagagatggtcgcctcgcttcaggtccttaggaaactgcagtcattttttatttttttgtatttcttacattgttagcccagaaaatctgccatcactgccagagtggctgctgccaacatacagacaaatctgccatcactgacagagtggctgctgccaacatacagacaaatctgccatcactgccagagtggctggtgccaacatacagacaaatctgccatcactgacagagtggctgctgccaacatacagacaaatctgccatcactgccagagtggctgctgccaacatacagacaaatctgccatcactgacagagtggctgctgccaacatacagacaaatctgccatcactgccagagtggctggtgccaacatacagacaaatctgccatcactgccagagtggctggtgccaacatacagacaaatctgccatcactgacagagtggctgctgccaacatacagacaaatctgccatcactgacagagtggctgctgccaacatacagacaaatctgccatcactgccagagtggctgctgccaacatacagacaaatctgccatcactgacagagtggctgctgccaacatacagacaaatctgccatcactgccagagtggctggtgccaacatacagacaaatctgccatcactgacagagtggctgctgccaacatacagacaaatctgccatcactgccagagtggctgctgccaacatacagacaaatctgccatcactgccagagtggctgctgccaacatacagacaaatctgccatcactgacagagtggctgctgccaacatacagacaaatctgccatcattgacagagtggctgctgccaacatacagacaaatctgccatcactgacagagtggctgttgccaacatacagacaaatctgccatcactgccagagtggctggtgccaacatacagacaaatctgccatcactgacagagtggctgctgccaacatacagacaaatctgccatcactgccagagtggctggtgccaacatacagacaaatctgccatcactgacagagtggctgctgccaacatacagacaaatctgccatcactgccagagtggctgctgccaacatacagacaaatctgccatcactgacagagtggctgctgccaacatacagacaaatctgccatcactgccagagtggctgctgccaacatacagacaaatctgccatcactgccagagtggctgctgccaacatacagacaaatctgccatcactgccagagtggctgctgccaacatacagacaaatctgccatcactgccagagtggctgctgccaacatacagacaaatctgccatcactgccagagtggctgctgccaacatacagacaaatctgccatcactgccagagtggctgctgccaacatacagacaaatgtgccatcactgacagagtggctgctgccaacatacagacaaatctgccatcactgacagagtggctgctgccaacatacagacaaatgtgccatcactgacagagtggctgctgccaacatacagacaaatctgccatcactgacagagtggctgctgccaacatacagacaaatgtgccatcactgacagagtggctgctgccaacatacagacaaatctgccatcactgacagagtggctgctgccaacatacagacaaatctgccatcactgacagagtggctgctgccaacatacagacaaatgtgccatcactgacagagtggctgctgccaacatacagacaaatctgccatcactgacagagtggctgctgccaacatacagacaaatctgccatcactgccagagtggctgctgccaacatacagacaaatctgccatcactgccagagtggctgctgccaacatacagacaaatctgccatcactgacagagtggctgctgccaacatacagacaaatctgccatcactgccagagtggctgctgccaacatacagacaaatctgccatcactgccagagtggctgctgccaacatacagacaaatctcctgacgttttaatacatttaataaaggtatcactagtcactttaagaaTGTCGACAtatcctacattattcatctcatatgtatatactctattctataccatctactgcctatgctgcacggccatcgctcatccatatatttatatgtacatattctattcatcccgttacatttttttaaacctttatttaactagacaagtcagttaagaacaaattcttattttcaatgacggcctaggaacagtgggttaactgccttgttcaggggcagaacgctgtgtaaggtagtcgttgtgaatttgttggattacttgttagatattactgcattg
It contains:
- the LOC139411694 gene encoding U2 small nuclear ribonucleoprotein A'-like, translated to MVKLSAELIEQAAQYTNPVRDRELDLRGYKIPVLENLGATLDQFDTIDFSDNEIRKLDGFPLLKRLKTLLMNNNRICRVGENLEQALPSMRELILTSNNIQELGDLDPLASVKTLTLLSLLRNPVTNKKHYRLYVINKIPQIHVLDFQKVKLKERQEAEKMFKGKRGAQLAKDIAKRTKTFTPGAAVQQPEKKKMGPSPADVEAIKNAIANASSLAEVERLKGMLQAGQIPGREVRQVPPEMVEVEEEEEENGVVHMQREIQTEEGNGVEEMEEDVVEEVQGKVEEVDVKEVEEVEKEKVEEKEEGEEGEKQESEEDESEDDDMDEDSPVNGS